A genomic window from Brassica oleracea var. oleracea cultivar TO1000 chromosome C8, BOL, whole genome shotgun sequence includes:
- the LOC106308447 gene encoding uncharacterized protein LOC106308447 isoform X3, with translation MDASVIKGVEGLELNGSDAAIRKSRCGLIYVNEEDEEKALTFDGSDMGGRILRFTAYPFDSNRLDHFFATPEAQDKYRQRVLNVTGFDTSLAEDEVEEMARGVFPGSYCSVLEEVVFVHLRGKDAVEKALILSGRSAGGFNLVVNAVLPLRKDSGGGVSLARILAMAERTEAIRLAKGKRTKAARLAKAERAKAARLAMAEKDKAILSEGNQKSIMTTD, from the exons ATGGACGCATCCGTGATCAAA GGTGTGGAAGGTCTGGAATTGAACGGTAGTGATGCAGCGATTCGAAAGAGCAG ATGCGGATTAATCTACGTTAACGAAGAAGATGAAGAAAAGGCGTTGACGTTTGATGGAAGTGACATGGGAGGACGTATTTTACGATTTACGGCTTACCCTTTTGACAGCAATCGCCTTGACCATTTCTTTGCTACTCCCGAAGCACAAGACAAATACCGACAGCGCGT ATTGAATGTTACAGGATTTGATACTTCCCTTGCTGAGGATGAGGTCGAGGAGATGGCACGTGGGGTTTTCCCTGGATCCTATTGTTCTGTTTTGGAGGAAGTGGTTTTCGTTCATCTCCGTGGAAAAGATGCTGTTGAAAAGGCTCTGATACTTAGCGGACGTTCTGCGGGAGGCTTTAATCTTGTTGTTAATGCTGTCCTCCCACTAAGAAAGGATAGCGGCGGTGGCGTCTCTCTCGCAC GTATTTTGGCTATGGCTGAGAGAACTGAAGCAATTAGGTTGGCTAAGGGTAAGAGAACTAAAGCAGCTAGGTTGGCTAAGGCTGAGAGAGCTAAAGCAGCTAGGTTGGCTATGGCTGAGAAAGATAAAGCAATTCTATCTGAGGGAAATCAGAAGTCGATCATGACTACCGACTAG
- the LOC106308447 gene encoding uncharacterized protein LOC106308447 isoform X2, which yields MDASVIKGVEGLELNGSDAAIRKSSIRRIAVEGYDSSSRKDVVEEGLRKHFASRGIKLIHAFAHELDFNRTILCRCGLIYVNEEDEEKALTFDGSDMGGRILRFTAYPFDSNRLDHFFATPEAQDKYRQRVLNVTGFDTSLAEDEVEEMARGVFPGSYCSVLEEVVFVHLRGKDAVEKALILSGRSAGGFNLVVNAVLPLRKDSGGGVSLARILAMAERTEAIRLAKGKRTKAARLAKAERAKAARLAMAEKDKAILSEGNQKSIMTTD from the exons ATGGACGCATCCGTGATCAAA GGTGTGGAAGGTCTGGAATTGAACGGTAGTGATGCAGCGATTCGAAAGAGCAG CATTAGAAGGATTGCGGTTGAGGGATACGATAGTTCCTCTCGTAAGGATGTTGTTGAAGAGGGCCTGAGAAAACACTTCGCATCACGTGGAATAAAGCTAATACATGCTTTTGCTCACGAACTCGACTTCAATCGTACTATTCTCTGCAG ATGCGGATTAATCTACGTTAACGAAGAAGATGAAGAAAAGGCGTTGACGTTTGATGGAAGTGACATGGGAGGACGTATTTTACGATTTACGGCTTACCCTTTTGACAGCAATCGCCTTGACCATTTCTTTGCTACTCCCGAAGCACAAGACAAATACCGACAGCGCGT ATTGAATGTTACAGGATTTGATACTTCCCTTGCTGAGGATGAGGTCGAGGAGATGGCACGTGGGGTTTTCCCTGGATCCTATTGTTCTGTTTTGGAGGAAGTGGTTTTCGTTCATCTCCGTGGAAAAGATGCTGTTGAAAAGGCTCTGATACTTAGCGGACGTTCTGCGGGAGGCTTTAATCTTGTTGTTAATGCTGTCCTCCCACTAAGAAAGGATAGCGGCGGTGGCGTCTCTCTCGCAC GTATTTTGGCTATGGCTGAGAGAACTGAAGCAATTAGGTTGGCTAAGGGTAAGAGAACTAAAGCAGCTAGGTTGGCTAAGGCTGAGAGAGCTAAAGCAGCTAGGTTGGCTATGGCTGAGAAAGATAAAGCAATTCTATCTGAGGGAAATCAGAAGTCGATCATGACTACCGACTAG
- the LOC106308447 gene encoding uncharacterized protein LOC106308447 isoform X1 codes for MDASVIKGVEGLELNGSDAAIRKSSSIRRIAVEGYDSSSRKDVVEEGLRKHFASRGIKLIHAFAHELDFNRTILCRCGLIYVNEEDEEKALTFDGSDMGGRILRFTAYPFDSNRLDHFFATPEAQDKYRQRVLNVTGFDTSLAEDEVEEMARGVFPGSYCSVLEEVVFVHLRGKDAVEKALILSGRSAGGFNLVVNAVLPLRKDSGGGVSLARILAMAERTEAIRLAKGKRTKAARLAKAERAKAARLAMAEKDKAILSEGNQKSIMTTD; via the exons ATGGACGCATCCGTGATCAAA GGTGTGGAAGGTCTGGAATTGAACGGTAGTGATGCAGCGATTCGAAAGAGCAG CAGCATTAGAAGGATTGCGGTTGAGGGATACGATAGTTCCTCTCGTAAGGATGTTGTTGAAGAGGGCCTGAGAAAACACTTCGCATCACGTGGAATAAAGCTAATACATGCTTTTGCTCACGAACTCGACTTCAATCGTACTATTCTCTGCAG ATGCGGATTAATCTACGTTAACGAAGAAGATGAAGAAAAGGCGTTGACGTTTGATGGAAGTGACATGGGAGGACGTATTTTACGATTTACGGCTTACCCTTTTGACAGCAATCGCCTTGACCATTTCTTTGCTACTCCCGAAGCACAAGACAAATACCGACAGCGCGT ATTGAATGTTACAGGATTTGATACTTCCCTTGCTGAGGATGAGGTCGAGGAGATGGCACGTGGGGTTTTCCCTGGATCCTATTGTTCTGTTTTGGAGGAAGTGGTTTTCGTTCATCTCCGTGGAAAAGATGCTGTTGAAAAGGCTCTGATACTTAGCGGACGTTCTGCGGGAGGCTTTAATCTTGTTGTTAATGCTGTCCTCCCACTAAGAAAGGATAGCGGCGGTGGCGTCTCTCTCGCAC GTATTTTGGCTATGGCTGAGAGAACTGAAGCAATTAGGTTGGCTAAGGGTAAGAGAACTAAAGCAGCTAGGTTGGCTAAGGCTGAGAGAGCTAAAGCAGCTAGGTTGGCTATGGCTGAGAAAGATAAAGCAATTCTATCTGAGGGAAATCAGAAGTCGATCATGACTACCGACTAG